Genomic DNA from Candidatus Neomarinimicrobiota bacterium:
TTCTCCGGGTTTGGCACTTTTAGTTGTTATTAACACTACACCATTAGCACCTTCAGCGCCGTAAATTGCTGCTGATGCAGCATCCTTAAGAACCTCAATTCTTTCGATGTCATTAGGATCAAGATAGTTTACATCGCCAGTTTTAATTCCATCAACTATGTAGATTGGATCCGTTTTACCGTGCGTACTTACACCACGTACTCTAACTTTAATTCCTGCACCAGGTGAGTTACCGGCCGGAATTACCTGCACACCGGCTGCTTTGCCCTGTAACGCTTGTTCAGGTCTTGTAATTGAAAGATTTTCGATATCATCTGCTCTGACACTGGATATCGAACCAGTGACATCACTTCTTCGCTGTATACCGTAACCAACAACAATGACTTCTTTAAGTCCGATTGCTGATGCAACTAAGGTTACGTCAATTTGAGTCCTGTCGCCGATTTCAACATCCTTCGTTTCCATTCCAATAAACGAGAATCTTAATATTTCAGCTTCAGGTGGAACTTCAAGCCTATACTTCCCGTAATTGTCGGTAATTGTTCCAATTGTAGTTCCAGGTACGAAGACGTTAACTCCAGCAAGAGGATTACCATCCTCATCTGTAACAGAACCCGTTATTACTTTCTCTTGAGCGTTAAGCGGCTGGAAACAGATAAGAAAAGTTGCTGCTATAACAATTGCCCAAAAGATTGAACTGGGTAAATTAAACTTCTGTTTCATAAGCTCCCCTCCTCGTATATTATGTTTGATATTTTATAGAAAGAATCAGGAAAATACTTGTCCCGAAAGGGATTCTTAGAATAAAATATAGGGGTTCTGGTGAGATTAGATAGGAGGAGTTGACAGATGTTATGCTTTCCCTCCTTTATCAAACTCTCTATACCGAAAACTGTGATCTTTCTCATTGACATATTACCCCATTACTTATTTTATTTGAAATTGATAATGTATTAAATGTATTATAAGTATATTTTGTATACATAATTATATTTTTAATCCATTAACAATCACATATTTTTAGTCGTCTGAATTTTAACCGCAACCCATTTACCTATTTACTAGATTAAGTATAATCAATGAAAAATAAAAAATCAACTAAAACGCTTCAAAAATTAGACCATTATTTAAACTGTAATATTTCTATTAGTAACCTACAACATAATTGGCTCCTTGATTTATAGAAATGATAATATGTAATTATATAAAAGATAACATTGAAATGCCTTCTGTAATAAATTTTTTATCAGATAGTCTTGTTGTTATTAAAAGGATTAATTATCCACATATGTTAAAGATTGACTCTTGATCATTAATGATAAATTATTATTAGGATAACTTTTATAGAAAACTATTGCTTAAAAATTTAAGATATAGTATTTTTTTGGGCTTTTTAATTCAAGGAAATTGGAGTAAATATGCCAACGATAAACCAGTTAGTAAGAAGAAAAAGGAAGAAGGTAGAGAAAAAGTCAAAATCACCGGCTTTGCAGAATAATCCTCAGAAAAGGGGGGTTTGTGTAAGAGTTTACACGACTACACCAAAAAAACCCAATTCTGCATTAAGAAAAGTTGCGAAAGTAAGATTAACAAACGGATATGAAGTTATTGCCTATATACCAGGAGAAGGACATAATCTTCAAGAGCACTCCATAGTTCTTGTTGAAGGAGGAAGAGTAAAAGACCTCCCTGGTGTTAGGTATCATATTGTGAGAGGTACACTTGATTGTGCTGGAGTGTCTGACAGGAAAAATAGTAGATCTAGGTATGGTACAAAAATGCCTAAAAAATAAGAGGAAAGAATATGCCACGAAGGAAGAAAGTTAAAGAAAGAGATATAGAACCTGATCCCATTTATGGAGACAAAAAAGTAGCAAAATTTATTAATTACATAATGCGTCGGGGTAAAATGTCTGTTGCACAGAAGATTTTCTATACTGCAATGGACATTATAGAGATGAAGACTGGCCAAAAAGGGATTGAAGTATTTAGAAAAGCAATACAAAACGTACAGCCGGTAATGGAGGTGAAATCCAGAAGAATTGGTGGTGCAACTTATCAGGTTCCCGTAGAAGTCCCAGAAAAAAGAAGATTTTTCTTGGCCTCCAAATGGCTGATATCTTTTGCCAAGGCACGTAAGGGAAAACCAATGGCTGAGAAACTAGCTGAGGAATTAATAGCTGCTTCTAAGGGCGAGGGATCTGCTATTAAGAAACGAGATGATACACATAGAATGGCAGAAGCCAATAAAGCATTTGCTCACTTTAGATAATTAAAGTAGAAAGAAAATGAAGGAAGAACAGTTACGTAAA
This window encodes:
- the rpsG gene encoding 30S ribosomal protein S7, with protein sequence MPRRKKVKERDIEPDPIYGDKKVAKFINYIMRRGKMSVAQKIFYTAMDIIEMKTGQKGIEVFRKAIQNVQPVMEVKSRRIGGATYQVPVEVPEKRRFFLASKWLISFAKARKGKPMAEKLAEELIAASKGEGSAIKKRDDTHRMAEANKAFAHFR
- a CDS encoding 30S ribosomal protein S12, which translates into the protein MPTINQLVRRKRKKVEKKSKSPALQNNPQKRGVCVRVYTTTPKKPNSALRKVAKVRLTNGYEVIAYIPGEGHNLQEHSIVLVEGGRVKDLPGVRYHIVRGTLDCAGVSDRKNSRSRYGTKMPKK